The nucleotide sequence TAATTACCAAAAACGAAGAAAAAAATATTTCTGACTGCTTGAAGAGTGTTGAATGGGCTGATGAAATTATTGTGGTTGATTCAGAAAGTACTGATCGCACTATCGAATTAACAAAACAATTCACTAATAAAGTATTCACTCGTAAATGGGAAGGTTATGTTCCTCAAAAAAGATATGCATTAAGTCTGGCAAGTAATGAATGGGTGCTCAGTCTTGATGCAGATGAGCGAATAACTGATGAGCTGAAAAATGAAATAATGAATCTGAAACCGGACGATTTAAATGGATACAAGATCAGAAGAAAAAATTTTCTGATGAATAAAGAAATAACAAGCTGCGGCTGGGAGAAAGATTTTCAACTTCGTCTTTTCAAAAAAGATAGAACAAATCTGAACGATCGGTTGGTTCACGAAAAATTTATTGTTGATGGTAAGGTTGGAACACTTAAAAATCCGATGCTGCATTTTACTTTCTCTTCCTTTACAGATTACTTTGAAAAAATTAATAAATACACAAGCCTTAAAGCTGAAGAACTTTCAAAGAAAAAGAAAAAGATTGGCGGCTGGACGATTTTTTCACATACCATATCAGCTTTCTTTGCATTCTTTTTTATCAGAGGCGGTTTTAAAGATGGAGTTTACGGTTTGATTATCTCTTTACTTCATTCTGTAAGCACGATGATGAATTACATAAAATTATGGGAGCTTCAGAATAAAAAATGAGATGGAAAGAATGATTGAGTGCATTGATGCATGATTGCATGCGAACATGCAACCATGCAATAATGCAGAATTGTTATTTTACGTCAACGATTTCAGTATCAAAAATAAGTGTTGAGTTAGCTGGAATTTTTTCGAGCTGCATTTCACCATAACCAAGCTGTGGTGGAATTATGAACCTTGCTTTATCTCCCTTTTTAAGAAGACGCATTCCTTCATCCCAACCGGGTATCACTTGTCCTTGTCCGACAACAAATTGAATTGGTTCATCTCTTTCAACGGAACTATCGAATAAAGTTCCATCCTGCAGGTACCCTGAATAATTAACAGTGACCACTTTACCTGAGTCAATCATTGGACCATCGCCATGAGAAATAATAGCATATTTGAGACCGCTGGCTGTGGTTTTAAATAAAGTCGAATCAACCTCCCACATTTTGGCAACACCTTTATCTTTAACATCAAGTAATTCAATTACAACTTTTAAATCAGTATTTGGTGGAATAAATCCGACACCTGCTTCACCATAAGCAAGCTTTGAAGGAATGATCATTGTTCTTACTCCACCAGCTTTCATTCCAATGATACCTTCATCGGTTCCCTTGATAAATGAACCTGAATTCAGAACAAATTTTATCGGTTGGTTTCGCATTTTTGAATCGCCAAGAGAAAGCATATTTTTTGTTTGGTCGGTTGACCAATCTGTAAATAATTCTCCGGCAGAATCTTTTGGGACCATCCAGCCTTTGAAGTGAATAGAAACCAGATCACCAGCTTTAGCTTCTCTGCCTGTACCAAGAGAATCATCCATAAACTGTAACCCAGACTCAAGAGTTTTTATTTCCTGTCCTTTATTGCAGCCCACCAAACTAACTGTTAAAACTGCAATAAGTACAAACAATATTTTTTGCATTTTTTTCCTTTTAAAAATTTGACGATGAAATATATTCATAATTATTGTCTCTTTTTTATGCGTAATAATTTTATCCTATGTTTTAAGAATTGTCTGTTTTACCTTTGAAACAATTCAGGATAAACAATTAAATATTTTCAACTGTATGTTAAGCGAAAAATTTTCTATTACCCGAACATTGATACTATTAACGGTAGTTTTTTTAGTTTTTAATTTTGATAACGCACAAAGCCAAAAATCTGAATCAGAATCTGTCATTGATTCAGATTTGAATTTTGAGGAGGCTGTTGCAGGAATTTCAGTTCCTGATGGTACGATTGAAAATTTAAGAATTGTTGATATTTATTATTATGGATTTGATGACAAACTTCATAAAGGACAGTTGGTGGTTCATAAAGATGTGGTATTGGATATAATTGAAATATTTGAGTTTATCAGAGAATCTCACTTCCCTGTTGAAAAAGTAATTCCAATCAGCCAATACAATTGGTCCGATGAAAAATCTATGAAGGATAATAACACATCAGCTTTCAACTACAGATTCATTTCCGGAACGAGAGTAATTTCAAATCATGCCTCCGGATTAGCAATCGATATAAACCCCCGGTTGAATCCATACATTAAGAACGGATCAAGTTTACCGGCAAATTGTATTTACGATACGACAAAAACCGGGACAATTTCAGCATCATCTCAACTTGTTAATGAATTTAAACAGAGAGGCTGGCAATGGGGCGGCGATTGGAAGAGTCTTAAAGATTACCAGCATTTCGAAAAAAAATTAAAGTAGGCTTTTCCCCTTTTCTGTTCCGAATAAATAGATAAGCGCACGCGGGATATTCTTTGACCAATCTCTTTCACCATGTTGTGAGCTTTTAGCCTTTACATAATAGAAATCTGTTCTTTCCTTGTATCCATTTTTCGTTAAAGCGTTCAGCATCTCATCAACACCTGTTTGCAATCTTGTATCAAGTTCATCATCTCCATTACAAATAAAAAGATTAATCTCTTTCTTCTTGCCAGAATAGGATAATACATTATCAACAAAGTTATACCGATCAATTTTAAAAGCCGGAGAAAAGCAAAAGGCTTTTGAAAATATTTCAGAATATTGCCAGGCGAGAATAAAAGAAATTAATCCGCCGAGTGAACCACCGCCGTTTGCTGTATTCTGCCTGTCCGGTTTTGTCCTGTAATTCCTGTCAATAAAAGGTTTGAGCGAATCAACGATGAAATTCATATAAGCATATCCGGTATCGTTTTCAGAGTACTCATTATTCCTTTGCGGCGTATTATAAATTCCGACAATTATTAACGGTTCAATTAATTTTTGTTTGATAAGACTATCTGCTGCTTCATCAATTTGCCAATCAACCTGAAAAGATGAAGTTGAAGGATCAACAATATTTTGTCCGTCATGCATATATAGTACAGGATATCGTCTGTCAGATTCTGAACTATATTCCGGAGGAAGCCAAACGACAATATCTCTTGCTTTTATTCCACTTCCTGAAAAATTTCTGTGATACTCTACAAATCCGGTTATTTGCCCTTCAATTTTTCTTTCAACCTGATCCGCCCAAAGATTGATCTTCAATGAAATTGTAGTATCACTCCAAACTATGAAAGAAAAGTTTGAAGGAATTGTTCCATCATCGTTTAATGCTTCTTTAATCCAGCTTCCGCGCGTGAATTTGAATTCAAGCTTCTTACCTCTCGGGAAGGAGAAATTTTTAACCCATTTACTTTTCACGATTTCATCAAGAGAAACAACTTCCGGCTGCCAGTTACCTAACAAATTATCGTTGCCGGTTATATAAACAGCTTCATCTGCATTTAAATCTTTTGTAAAAACTTCAAAAGTAATTGAAACTTCAGTTTGTGGAAAAGAATCAAATGAATAAAAAAAGATGAAGTAGAAGATGAGAGAATATTTTACCATATTAATTTGATTTGAATGGCTTATTTTTTGCAAGATTAAAAAAACTTATCAGTGTTGATTACTGAATTAATTATGAATTATTGCTTCCCAAAAATAACGATTTTAGTTTTTCTTTTACTCAGCAGTTGTGCTGATCGTTCACTTTTCACTGACCCAACTGATCCGGGTCTTGGGGGAATTTTTACTGTTATCAAAGGTAATCTTTCAGGAACATTATTGAAAAGTAAATCTCCATATTATGTATCAGAGGATATTTCTATAAACCCCGGAATTACACTGCTCATCGAACAGGGTACATTAATTTTTTTTAAGTCGGATGCAGGATTATATATTTCAGGTGGAATAAGAGCAATTGGAAACAAGCAGTCACGGATTGTATTTGAAGGTTTTGGAAATGCTTGGAAAGGTATCCACTCTGAAAATCCGACTGATAGTTTGATTTTTATTTTCTGCGATATCAAAGAAGCTTATCTTCCTATCGGAAGCGAGTTAAAATTTGGTGCAATTGAAACCTCCAATGCCAACCTCGTTGTGAAGAATTGTTATTTCAATTTTAATTATTCACAGTACGGTGGTGGAATTACCTTGCTTTACTGCAACTCGGAAATAATCAACAATATCTTTTATGACAATGAATCTCTTGACTATGGCGGAGCAATTCTCTCCCAAAACTCTTCAAATAAAATTATTAACAACACTTTTTACAAAAACTATTGTTTGAATTTTGGCGGAGCGATAACAGTTGTTGATCCGGTTTACGAGGAAATACAGAATAATTTGTTTTACAAAAACTTTTCATATCGCGGTGATACAAGAATTCATCTTGTTTCAGGTGACAGCTTAAACATTTTTGAGCAGTATAATTTTTTAGATCCCGACAGTTTAGATCCTTTATTTATTTCAGAAACTGATTTTAACTTAAAAGAAAATTCGCCCTGTAAAGATGCTGGTAATCCTGCAGCAGAATTTAATGACTGGGATGGTTCGCGAAACGATCAGGGTGCTTATGGCGGACCTGGTGGCGATTGGTGAAACATAAAAATGCCATCTATAAAGTAGCACAGATTATTCCGAAGGAATGGCTTTGCTACTGATCTGTACTACAAAGCAAAACCAATGTGAGACTCACCTTCGAGGTGAGCCTCACGTAAAGATTGACTAATTCTTCTATTCCATAGCCATGGGTATGATAAAGATAAAAGCAATGCGCAACTTCATGTGCTAATTTACCCTTATGCGTCGCTGAACCATTTATTATCGCACAATTGTTGGTTTTGTAATACGCCATTCCTTCAGCCGCCCCATTTGGCACAAAATAAATATTCAGTTTATTTTCTACATCATAAAAAGCTGTCAAAATTTGGAACAAACTATCAGTTAAATAACAGAAGGTACTATCAGTTATAGTTTCAATTTGATTGCATTCAAAAGAAATCATTGCGTCCGCAAAATCTGATTTAAGTTTCTGAATTGCAATGGTTAAATCATTTTGTGATATTCCAGGACAACTTGAAGAATTAATTATCCATGCTACAACATAAACTGTTCTAACTTGAGTTGGTTGATAATGAAGTAATACCTCAGGAGCACCATATGTGCTATCGATAGTAACCGGTTCTCCAGGCGGAAAAGTAACTAGACATTCTTGCGCATTAATGCTAGTATATAAGCTAATTATAAAAGAACACAAGATTAAGAGATCTAAAAGTTTCATATAGATTTCCTTTCTTTATAGTGAATAATTCTTTAAAATTGAAAAGCAAACAAAAAGGCGTATCTCACGTTTGTGAGAACTCAGCAAACCGATTTGTTTGTATTATGGGTAACGGTGTTACCGCACCGTTACTCTTTCTATTAAACTCATATCTATTCCTATCATTTTCACCTCCTCCCAATTATTAAAAGTGCATCTCCAAGTCCGGTACCATATCGCTTACCTACGGCGACCATAATTTCTTCTTGAACAGATAAGCCATAAATTCTATCATTAGTATTATAAATTTCTTCAAATTTATGCCAGGACTTTCCGTTATAATGCCAGATCATAGCTGCATCTCCGGCTACAATGAAATTATTTTTATTGCTGCCCCTGATTCTATAAGCAAAATTTCCAAGATCAAGTACTTTCCAACCATTCGAAGTTGGCACCCATTCTTTTCTCACTATCATTTTATCAATAAGGGAATGCCTGAAAACTTGACCATCGACCAATACGAATTCGCCATTTCCACTAGTCCATAAACTGTTTAAGAGAGTTCCACTATAAATATTTAGCGTTGTATTTGTTTGACTATCCCATATAGATTCTACACCATTTCCATTAATTTCTAATATTGCAACTCTTCCATTCTGATTACTCCAACCGCAAGTCCAAATCTCATTTCCGTCTGTTGTTCCGAAAATATCTTTTAAGTCCACATCCGTTCCGCTTGTAATTTTACTCCAGTGCCAGTTTTGGTAGTGTGCAATAAATCCATTACCACTAACAACATATAAATCATTTCTTGAAGTACCCCACATTTTATTTACTGAACCATTTAATTGTGTAATTAAAGAACAATCATTTGTGAATTTTATACCATCATAGTGAGAAATGCTGCCATCAATATGAGCAAATAAAATATCATCTGCTGCAAAAGCAAAAATTGCTTTAACAGGAGGATAGTCAACACCGCCGCAAGCATTTGTTTTTATTCTTTTCAACTCCCATTGGCTGCCATCCCAGTGTACGGCATTGTATGCCGTGTAACCGTTTATGCTTGTATCTGCAATATTTATTTCACCAACTGCCCAGATATTATTTTCATTAATAATGGCTACATCGAACAATACACTGTTGCTTATATCCCCGAAAGTGAAAGTTTCAAATGTATAGTTGTGGCTTGTTGTATCCATTGTGGTTACGCTTAGCTCATTGCTGGAGATTCCGGTCAAGCCGGAATGACTGGTGATAAAAGAATAAGTTCGGTTTGGCAGAAGTGAATCAATGTAGAGTAACGAGTCTTGAGTATTGAGATTTAAGATTTGAGATTTAGTATCGCCGGATGGGTTAGTTTGATTCAGAGTTATGGTTGTCGGTAGTGGCAGGTTGGTTGTTGTTAAAGTAATCCAGGCTTCGGTGCAGGAAACGTCTTCAAGTTTTAGATTTAATGACTTATTGTCGGGAGGGTCAGTCGTATCACAGGACTTGATTAATAGACTAAAACTGATTACAAGAAGACCTACAATTACTCGCTTCATTTTTATATTCCTAAAAACTAATAGTTATTTAGCCTTAATTTAAGTTTCGTAAACGAGCATTGCTAATTTTTAATATGCAAAAAAAGGCAAGAGCAGCTTGCCAGGCTGTTCAATGAATAGATAGTGTCTTTTTTGCCAATTAACCCGCCTGTCGCTGCTACGATAGGCGGGATTTTTTTGTTGAGCTATTAACTCCTTTTTTTAATGATTATTAATTTCTTGTGCCAATCTCAATTAAACCCTGTCCCTGATAATTTCCACAAATTACCACTATATTTCCCCTGATCGCTACCTTTGAATAGCCTTTATTATTGGGTGTATTTAACATCTTCCAGCTTACTCCGTTGAAATGGAAAATTGCTCCGGAATCCCCCACGATAAAAATATCATTTGAACTATTACCTCTTACTGAATTAGTTCCTACGGGGTATAAATCTATCTCATCCCATACACCAAATTTGTTAACGTACGCTCCTTCACCACACACATATAAAATGTTTTCATTAACTGCCCAGGCTGAATAAAGCCGGACATCCCTGTTCCAGGAAACGGAATCTGCTTTTCCATCTACGATTTTTAATATCTTCTTGTCTCCAGGAATAAAGAATGAAGATACAGGACAGTAAAGAATAGTCTTATTCTCTTTAGCAATAATTCCCCAAACATCATTTATTCTCGTTTCTGTTCCGCTTTCTACATTTTGCCAGATTCCATTGGTATTCCTATGTCCAACAAAACCTTCATCCCCAACAACATAAATTCCAACTTCATTTCCCCACATCTTGTTAATTCCGACACCAATAAAGATAGGATCGATGACAAGTTCCTTATAGTTTTGCCCGTCCCAATGAAACCAAGGGTCAAACCATACATCGTTTTCATTAATAGCACAAACAGAATGAACTACTGGAGGATAACCTTGATAGGTGAGCTTTCGTAATTCCCAAGTATTTCCATTCCACTCAGCTAAATTGTAAGGATGTGGATCTGGTTGCCCGAGAGTATCGTTTATATAAATCTCACCAACAGCATAAACAGAATTTTTGTCTATTATCGCTACATCCCAAAGAAAACTGGCATCATGCTCGCCAAATGTCCACGTTTGCCAGGTAAATGCGTGGCTGGTGGTGTCCAAAGTAATTACGCTTAGCTCATTGCTGGAGATTCCGGTCAAGCCGGAATGACTGGTGATAAAAGAATAAGTTCGGTTTGGCAGAAGTGAATCAATGTAGAGTAACGAGTCTTGAGTATCGAGATTTAAAATTTGAGATTTAGTATCGCCGTATGGGTTAGTTTGATTCAGAGTTACGGTTGTCGGTAGTGGCAGGTTGGTTGTTGTTAAAGTAATCCACGCTTCAGTGCAGGAAACATCTTCAAGTTTTAGATTTATGCCCTGTCCTTCAGGTGGTTCAGTTGTGTTACAAGCCTTCAGTAGCAGACCAAGGCTTATTACTATTAAACCAAAAATTACTTGCTTCATTTTAATTTTCCTAAAACCAATAGTTAATTAGCCTTAATTTAAGTTTCGTAAATGAGCATTGCTAATCTTAATAAGCAAAAATTGTACAATTAAACAGAATACGTTTTCTTCAAATAAATCAAATTAAATTTTTATGCTGAGTAAAAAGGTTAGCAGCACAGCAGGAATTTTCAACCAACTGAAAAAAATCATTGCTTAAAGGTCATTTATTAACGAATAAAGTTTTAAATATTTTTCTCATTTTTATATAGAGAATTGTAATAAACAGTTATTTCCTGAGAGATTATTACTTTTACACTATGAAAATTTATTTTGGTGAATATTGTATCCGCAGTTATGAGTATTCTGATCAGAAAGCATTGGTCAAATACGCAAACAATTACAACGTTTCCAGATTACTCAGGGATCAATTCCCCTTCCCTTACACTTCAGAGATGGCTGAAATGTGGCTTGTTCATGCATGCAATCAGAATCCTGAATCAAATTTTGTAATTGCAAATGAGAAAGAACTTATCGGTGCAATCGGGATTAATTTACAGGATGATGTTAACAGATTTTCGGCTGAAATTGGTTACTGGCTCGGTGAACCTTTCTGGAATAAAGGTATAATTACACAAGCTTTAAATTTATTTTCTGATTTTGCATTTAATAAATTTGAATTGAATAGAATATTTGCAAATGTATTTGAAGGCAACGACGCATCTGAAAAAGTTTTGCGAAAAACAGGCTACAAAAAAGAAGCAACTTTGAAGAAAGCAGTTTTCAAAGAAGGAAAATTTATTGATCAGCATATTTATGCATTATTAAAAGATGAATTCCTGAAATCAAGATGACAGAGAGAACCCAAAAACTTATTAAGCTTTTTAAAGATTGGTCAAATGAAGACGCTGAAAGCATTCAGCCAATAATTCAGTCAGGTTCTGACAGGAAATATTTCAGAATATCAGGCAACAAAAAAACTGCCATTGGAGTTTTTAACCCTGACAAAAAAGAAAACAAAGCGTTTCTTCTATTCACTGCTCATTTCAACAAAATAGGGTTGAATGTACCAAAGCTTTATAATCAACAGTTAAAAGAAAATATTTATTTGATCGAGGATCTCGGAGATATAAGCCTTTTTTCTCTTGTAGAAAAAAAAGGTTCTAAGGAAGTAATATCAAAAAATACTATTGAATACTATAAGGATGCGCTCCTTCATTTAGTTCGTTTTCAAATTGATGGCAATAAAGGATTGGATTATTCAGTCTGCTATCCGAAGAACAAATTCGATAATCAATCTGTTTTATGGGATTTGAACTATTTCAAATATTACTTTCTAAAACTTGCAAAAATTACTTTTAATGAGCAGAAGCTGGAAAATGATTTTCATTTTTTCTCCAAATATCTTCTTGAAGCCGATTCAAAATATTTTATGTACCGTGATTTTCAGTCAAGGAATATTTTAGTCCGTGACAACCAGTTGTACTTCATTGATTACCAGGGAGGAAGAAAAGGTGCATTACAGTACGATGTGGCTTCTCTTTTGTTTCAGGCAAAAGCAAACTTATCAACGCAGATTCGAGATGAGTTATTAGAATACTATCTTGTTCAGGTAAGTCAAAAGTCAAAAGTCAAAAGTCAAAATTTTTTAAAATATTATTATGGATTTGTGTTGATAAGACTTTTGCAAACACTTGGTGCTTACGGATTCAGAGGTTATTTTGAAAACAAATCTCACTTCCTTTTGAGCATTCCTTTTGCTCTGAAAAATCTCAAATGGCTCGTTGAAAAAAATCATATCCCAAAAAATCTTCCTGAACTAAAAAGAATAATTAACTCAATCTTACAGAATGAAGAATTAAAAAATCTCGGTTTAACAAAATCTGGAAACAGATTGAAAGTTACTATCAAAAGTTTTTCATACAGGAATGGAATACCAAAAGATTTTTCAGGCAATGGCGGTGGATTTGTTTTTGACTGCCGCTCGCTTGAAAATCCCGGCAGATATCCTGAATATGCGAATAGTACTGGACTTGATAATAATGTAATCGACTTTTTAAAGAATAGAAGCGATGTGAAAAATTTTTTAGATTCTGTTCATTCAATAGTTGATCGGGCAATCACAAATTATTTGGATCGTGGTTTCAAGAACCTGATGATCAATTTTGGATGTACTGGCGGACAGCATCGTTCAGTTTATTGCGCTGAAAATATTGCAAAGCATATCAATAATAAATTTAAAGTCGATGTTTCATTATATCATACACAGCTTAACAAAAAAGGGATTGCGTGATGCGTGCGATGATACTCGCTGCAGGACTCGGAACAAGACTGAAGCCGCTCACTGATACAACTCCAAAAGCGCTTGTTAAAATAAAAGATAAAACTTTGCTTGAAATACAAGTTAAGAAATTAGTGTCAGAAGGATTTAACAAGATCGTCATCAACATTCATCATTTTGCTGATCAGATTAAAAATTATCTTGAGAGCAACAAATACTTCAATTGCTGCATTGAATTTTCTGATGAAAGTAATTTGTTATTAGATACGGGAGGTGGATTAAAAAAAGCATCTCATTTTTTCGCAGACAATAAACCGTTTCTGGTTTATAATGTGGACATCCTATCAAACATCAATCTTAAAAAATTATATGAATTCCATCTCAAGTCAGAAAGTATTGCAACACTGGCAGTTCAGGAAAGAAAGTCTTCCCGCAAATTTTTATTTGATGATAGAATGGTTTTATGCGGATGGAAGAATGAAAAATCAGGCGAACGAATTATTTCAGTGGAAAGTAAATCTGAATTAACAGCTTATTCATTCAGCGGAATTCAAATTATTGATCCGAAGATTTTTAAATATTTTCCTGATAAATTAATTTTTTCGTTAGTTGAGCTATATCTGAATGTTTCGGCAAAAGAAAACGTTACTGGTTACGTTCATAATGATGATGAATTGATGGATGTGGGAAAGGTGGAAAATATTAAGGGGGCAGAATCTTTCTTCGGATAATCAGGTCACTCCGATGGAGATTCCATTTCAGCTTTTGTTTTTTCCTTATTACAAACAGATCGTTCCTTCGGAACTTATTCAATTTTATTTTCATTTTGTTAACTACATAACACCGTAGGTGTGACCTGTTTGTAATTTAAAACTACGACTCACTGATTAAGCGCTGTAGGTGCGATATGTTATTATTTTTTCTATGATCAGGTCGCTCCGATGGAGCCTCTATTTCAGTTTTCATTTCTTCCTTATTCCAAACAGAACGTTCCTTCGGAACTTATTCAATTTTACTTTCATTTTGTTAACTACATAACACCGTAGGTGTTTCCTGTTTGTAATATTTTAGAACAAACATTTATTTAGTGAGCACCGTAGGTGCGACCTGTAATTTACTTTCAGAAATTGTGCTTCACGAGTACCTATCAAGTCTGAACTTCTCACCGAGATATAATTTCTTAACTTCCTCATCGTTCGCCAGATCTTCAGCGCTTCCCTGTTTAAAAATCACTCCATCGATCAGGATGTAAGCCTTATCAACAATACTTAATGTTTCGTGAACGTTGTGATCAGTAATCAGAATTCCGATTCCCCTGTTCTTCAGATTGGCTACAATGTTCATAATATCCTCAACAGCAATCGGATCTATACCAGCAAATGGTTCATCCAGTAAAATAAAACTTGGATCCGTTGCAAGTGCTCGGGCAATTTCTGTACGACGCCTTTCACCGCCGCTTAACTGAAAACCTTTGCTGGTTCGGATATTAGTGATTGATAATTCATCTAATAAAGTTTCACATTTTTTAAGTCGTGATTCTTTATCAAGGTTTGTCATTTCAAGAACAGCAAGAATGTTTTCCTCAACCGTAAGTCGTCTAAAGATTGAAGCTTCCTGCGGCAGATAACCAATTCCCATTCTCGCACGTTTATACATTGGTACTTTTGTAATCTCCTGATCATCCAGAAAAACTCTGCCTGCATCCGGTTTGATCATCCCGGTAATCATATAAAAAGTCGTCGTTTTACCTGCACCATTTGGACCAAGTAATCCAACTATTTCACCTTTTGAAACTTCAATTGATGCTTTGTTAACAACTTTTCTCTTCTTGTAAATTTTTACAAGCGAATCGCTTCTAAGTGTTTTACTCATTCTCTGGTAAGTTAATTATAAAATCTTTTTTCTCTGGTCTGTTTTCTCTCAAAACAAATTTAGGCAAAGTAAAAGTTCTTTCTAAACCTTCTACTTTATTTTCAGGATGATATTCACTTGTGGGCGATCCATAAAGTTTCACCTGATCAATTTCATTTTCTTTAAATAGTATTACGGCTCTTTGCGCAGTTGATTTAACAAGACCATTTGGTGTATTATCGTCATACAAATAATAAATTGACTGAACTTTTCCTTCAAACTCTGCTTTATGCAATCGGTTATTGAAAAAATAAAGCTTAACGCTGTCTGATGAAGTTTGGTCAAATCTCTGAACATAAGTTTTATTTTGTGAGAGCATGAAAGCGTTATTATCAACAATCAGTGATTTAATATCTCCATCCTCAAGATAAATTGTAATTGAATCACCAGTTAATTGTGATGTTTCATACCACATAGCTGGTCTGGGTTTTTCTTCACTCAATCTGTTAGTGACAATTTTTTCCTCATCACGATAATAAATTGAAAGGTCGTTCAGCGAAGCAAAGCTTCCCCTCAAAATTTTTACTGAATCAGTTGCTTTGAAGACATCCTCCCCGCTCCTGAAACTTTCCATCACCAGGCTTTTAATTAGAAGAGTATCAATAGAAATTCTGTCCTGATCAACTTCATCAGTATTAAACGTAGTATCAATTTGCATCAGGAGCGGTTTTTCATTTATCAAAGTATATTTTAACTGACCATCATCTTCAAGATGATTACCAAAGATCGTTAAGTTATCCTTTAAATTTTTTATGCTCACATTCCCATCAGCAATACTATATTTTGTTTTACGGAGATGAGTTAGTGAATCAGCAATAATGATATTGTCCTGATCTGTGATGTTTACGTTTCCGGTTGCAATTGATTTATCAAGATTTTTGAAATAAGTAAGTTCGTTCGCCGATAAAGTAGAAGTCGAATCAACGAGAGTAACATTTGTCTGGAAAAATGCTCGGGCTTCATCAAAATAGTATTCGCCGCTATCTGCTGAGAGAACAACTTTAGTATCATCGAGAATAATCCCGGAAGTGCTTTTGGTTTTTCTTAAGTTACCATAGTAGTAACCTTTTTCTGTCTGAAGTGTAAGACTATCCTGTTTTGCAACGACATTCCCGATCAATTCGGCTTCATTGCGC is from Ignavibacteriota bacterium and encodes:
- a CDS encoding histidine kinase, with product MVKYSLIFYFIFFYSFDSFPQTEVSITFEVFTKDLNADEAVYITGNDNLLGNWQPEVVSLDEIVKSKWVKNFSFPRGKKLEFKFTRGSWIKEALNDDGTIPSNFSFIVWSDTTISLKINLWADQVERKIEGQITGFVEYHRNFSGSGIKARDIVVWLPPEYSSESDRRYPVLYMHDGQNIVDPSTSSFQVDWQIDEAADSLIKQKLIEPLIIVGIYNTPQRNNEYSENDTGYAYMNFIVDSLKPFIDRNYRTKPDRQNTANGGGSLGGLISFILAWQYSEIFSKAFCFSPAFKIDRYNFVDNVLSYSGKKKEINLFICNGDDELDTRLQTGVDEMLNALTKNGYKERTDFYYVKAKSSQHGERDWSKNIPRALIYLFGTEKGKSLL
- a CDS encoding M15 family metallopeptidase — its product is MLSEKFSITRTLILLTVVFLVFNFDNAQSQKSESESVIDSDLNFEEAVAGISVPDGTIENLRIVDIYYYGFDDKLHKGQLVVHKDVVLDIIEIFEFIRESHFPVEKVIPISQYNWSDEKSMKDNNTSAFNYRFISGTRVISNHASGLAIDINPRLNPYIKNGSSLPANCIYDTTKTGTISASSQLVNEFKQRGWQWGGDWKSLKDYQHFEKKLK
- a CDS encoding glucosyl transferase, whose product is MKQVIFGLIVISLGLLLKACNTTEPPEGQGINLKLEDVSCTEAWITLTTTNLPLPTTVTLNQTNPYGDTKSQILNLDTQDSLLYIDSLLPNRTYSFITSHSGLTGISSNELSVITLDTTSHAFTWQTWTFGEHDASFLWDVAIIDKNSVYAVGEIYINDTLGQPDPHPYNLAEWNGNTWELRKLTYQGYPPVVHSVCAINENDVWFDPWFHWDGQNYKELVIDPIFIGVGINKMWGNEVGIYVVGDEGFVGHRNTNGIWQNVESGTETRINDVWGIIAKENKTILYCPVSSFFIPGDKKILKIVDGKADSVSWNRDVRLYSAWAVNENILYVCGEGAYVNKFGVWDEIDLYPVGTNSVRGNSSNDIFIVGDSGAIFHFNGVSWKMLNTPNNKGYSKVAIRGNIVVICGNYQGQGLIEIGTRN
- a CDS encoding glucosyl transferase gives rise to the protein MKRVIVGLLVISFSLLIKSCDTTDPPDNKSLNLKLEDVSCTEAWITLTTTNLPLPTTITLNQTNPSGDTKSQILNLNTQDSLLYIDSLLPNRTYSFITSHSGLTGISSNELSVTTMDTTSHNYTFETFTFGDISNSVLFDVAIINENNIWAVGEINIADTSINGYTAYNAVHWDGSQWELKRIKTNACGGVDYPPVKAIFAFAADDILFAHIDGSISHYDGIKFTNDCSLITQLNGSVNKMWGTSRNDLYVVSGNGFIAHYQNWHWSKITSGTDVDLKDIFGTTDGNEIWTCGWSNQNGRVAILEINGNGVESIWDSQTNTTLNIYSGTLLNSLWTSGNGEFVLVDGQVFRHSLIDKMIVRKEWVPTSNGWKVLDLGNFAYRIRGSNKNNFIVAGDAAMIWHYNGKSWHKFEEIYNTNDRIYGLSVQEEIMVAVGKRYGTGLGDALLIIGRR
- a CDS encoding GNAT family N-acetyltransferase, whose amino-acid sequence is MKIYFGEYCIRSYEYSDQKALVKYANNYNVSRLLRDQFPFPYTSEMAEMWLVHACNQNPESNFVIANEKELIGAIGINLQDDVNRFSAEIGYWLGEPFWNKGIITQALNLFSDFAFNKFELNRIFANVFEGNDASEKVLRKTGYKKEATLKKAVFKEGKFIDQHIYALLKDEFLKSR
- a CDS encoding FKBP-type peptidyl-prolyl cis-trans isomerase → MQKILFVLIAVLTVSLVGCNKGQEIKTLESGLQFMDDSLGTGREAKAGDLVSIHFKGWMVPKDSAGELFTDWSTDQTKNMLSLGDSKMRNQPIKFVLNSGSFIKGTDEGIIGMKAGGVRTMIIPSKLAYGEAGVGFIPPNTDLKVVIELLDVKDKGVAKMWEVDSTLFKTTASGLKYAIISHGDGPMIDSGKVVTVNYSGYLQDGTLFDSSVERDEPIQFVVGQGQVIPGWDEGMRLLKKGDKARFIIPPQLGYGEMQLEKIPANSTLIFDTEIVDVK
- a CDS encoding glycosyltransferase family 2 protein; translation: MEKISVTVITKNEEKNISDCLKSVEWADEIIVVDSESTDRTIELTKQFTNKVFTRKWEGYVPQKRYALSLASNEWVLSLDADERITDELKNEIMNLKPDDLNGYKIRRKNFLMNKEITSCGWEKDFQLRLFKKDRTNLNDRLVHEKFIVDGKVGTLKNPMLHFTFSSFTDYFEKINKYTSLKAEELSKKKKKIGGWTIFSHTISAFFAFFFIRGGFKDGVYGLIISLLHSVSTMMNYIKLWELQNKK